In Castor canadensis chromosome 11, mCasCan1.hap1v2, whole genome shotgun sequence, a single genomic region encodes these proteins:
- the Cntn2 gene encoding contactin-2 isoform X1 — protein sequence MGTPTRKKPCLLLLLPTVVLVSSPAWSSAWGSPATFGPVFEDQPLGLLFPEESTEEQVTLVCRARASPPATYRWKMNGTEMKLEPGSRHQLVGGNLVISSPTKAQDAGVYQCLASNPVGTVVSREAVLRFGFLQEFSKEERDPVKTHEGWGVMLPCNPPAHYPGLSYRWLLNEFPNFIPTDGRHFVSQTTGNLYIARTNASDLGNYSCLATSHMDFSTKSVFSKFAQLNLAAEDPRLFAPSIKARFPSETYALVGQQVTLECFAFGNPVPKIKWRKVDGTLSPQWATEEPTLQIPSVSFEDEGTYECEAENSKGRDTVQGRIIVQAQPEWLKVISDTEADIGSNLRWGCAAAGKPRPMVHWLRNGEPLASQNRVEVLAGDLRFSKLSLDDSGMYQCVAENKHGTIYASAELAVQALAPDFRQNPVRRLIPAARGGEVTIPCQPRAAPKATVLWSKGTEILVNSSRVTVTPDGTLIIRNISRSDEGKYTCFAENFVGKANSTGVLSVRDATKITLAPSSADINLGDNLTLQCHASHDPTMDLTFTWTLDDFPIDFDKPGGHYRRASVKETVGDLTILNAQLRHGGKYTCMAQTVVDGASKEATVLVRGPPGPPGGVVVRDVGDTTVQLSWSRGFDHHSPIAKYTLQARTPPAGKWKQVRTNPANVEGNAETAQVLGLTPWMDYQFRVLASNILGTGEPSGPSSRIRTKEAAPSVAPSGLSGGGGAPGELIVNWTPVSREYQNGDGFGYLLSFRRQGSTGWQTARVPGADAQYFVYSNDSIRPYTPFEVKIRSYNRRGDGPESLTALVYSAEEEPRVAPTKVWAKGVSSSEMNVTWEPVNQDMNGILLGYEIRYWKAGDKEAAADRVRTAGLDTIARVTGLHPNTKYHVTVRAYNRAGTGPASPPANATTTKPRRHSERGWLRVRDKLEYHVEVSPTLPPLAAPQRPPGNISWTFSSSSLSIKWDPVVPLRNESVITGYKMLYQNDLHPTPTLHLTSKNWIEIPVPEDIGHALVQIRTTGPGGDGIPAEVHIVRNGGTSMMVENAAARPAPHSRPMLSHSTVMLLLLGYLEL from the exons ATGGGGACACCCACCAGGAAGAAGCCatgcctgctgctgctgctgcccactGTGGTCCTTGTCTCCTCTCCAG CTTGGAGTTCCGCCTGGGGATCCCCAGCCACCTTCGGGCCTGTCTTTGAAGACCAGCCCCTTGGCCTCCTATTCCCAGAGGAGTCCACAGAGGAGCAGGTGACACTGGTGTGTCGTGCCAGGGCCAGCCCTCCAGCCACCTACAG GTGGAAAATGAATGGCACTGAGATGAAGCTAGAACCTGGGTCCCGTCACCAGCTGGTGGGCGGCAACCTGGTCATCTCCAGCCCCACCAAGGCCCAGGATGCCGGTGTCTACCAGTGCTTGGCTTCAAACCCAGTGGGGACTGTCGTCAGCAGGGAGGCTGTCCTCCGCTTTGGCT TTCTGCAGGAATTCTCCAAGGAGGAGCGAGACCCCGTGAAAACCCACGAAGGCTGGGGAGTGATGCTGCCCTGTAACCCACCTGCCCACTACCCAG GCTTGTCCTACCGCTGGCTCCTCAACGAATTCCCCAACTTCATCCCAACGGATGGGCGTCACTTCGTGTCCCAGACCACAGGGAACCTGTACATTGCCCGGACCAATGCTTCAGACCTGGGCAACTATTCTTGTTTGGCCACCAGCCACATGGACTTCTCCACCAAGAGCGTCTTCAGCAAGTTCGCACAGCTCAACCTGGCTGCTGAAG ATCCCCGGCTCTTTGCACCCAGCATCAAGGCACGGTTCCCCTCAGAGACCTACGCGCTAGTGGGGCAGCAGGTCACCCTGGAGTGCTTCGCCTTTGGGAA CCCTGTCCCCAAGATCAAGTGGCGCAAAGTGGATGGCACCTTGTCTCCCCAGTGGGCCACCGAGGAGCCCACCCTGCAGATCCCCAGTGTGAGCTTTGAGGACGAGGGTACCTATGAGTGTGAAGCGGAGAACTCCAAGGGCCGAGACACTGTTCAGGGCCGGATCATCGTGCAGG CTCAGCCTGAGTGGCTCAAAGTGATCTCAGACACTGAGGCTGACATTGGCTCCAACCTGCGTTGGGGCTGTGCAGCTGCAGGCAAGCCCCGGCCCATGGTGCACTGGCTGCGGAATGGGGAGCCTCTGGCCTCCCAG AACCGAGTGGAGGTGTTGGCGGGGGATCTGCGGTTCTCTAAATTGAGCCTGGATGACTCTGGAATGTACCAGTGTGTGGCAGAGAATAAGCATGGCACCATCTATGCCAGTGCCGAGCTGGCTGTACAAG CACTGGCCCCCGACTTCAGGCAGAACCCTGTGAGGCGCCTGATCCCTGCGGCTCGTGGGGGAGAGGTCACTATCCCCTGCCAGCCCCGGGCAGCTCCTAAGGCCACAGTGCTCTGGAGCAAAGGCACGGAGATTTTGGTCAACAGTAGCAG GGTGACCGTGACTCCGGATGGCACCTTGATTATTAGAAATATCAGTCGCTCCGATGAAGGCAAATACACCTGCTTTGCTGAGAATTTCGTGGGCAAGGCCAACAGCACTGGCGTCCTGTCTGTGCGCG ATGCAACCAAGATCACTCTAGCACCCTCAAGTGCCGACATCAACTTGGGTGACAATCTGACCCTTCAGTGCCATGCCTCCCATGACCCCACCATGGACCTCACGTTCACCTGGACTCTGGATGACTTTCCCATCGACTTTGATAAGCCCGGGGGCCACTACCGGAGGGCCAGTGTG AAGGAGACTGTTGGGGACCTAACTATCCTGAATGCCCAGCTGCGCCATGGAGGAAAGTACACATGCATGGCCCAGACAGTGGTGGACGGTGCATCAAAGGAGGCCACGGTCCTGGTCCGAG GTCCACCAGGTCCTCCAGGAGGTGTGGTGGTGAGGGACGTTGGTGACACCACTGTCCAGCTTAGTTGGAGCCGTGGCTTTGACCACCACAGCCCCATTGCCAAGTACACACTGCAAGCTCGAACTCCCCCTGCAGGGAAATGGAAGCAGGTTCGAACCA ATCCTGCAAACGTCGAGGGCAACGCTGAGACTGCTCAGGTGCTGGGCCTCACGCCTTGGATGGACTACCAGTTCCGGGTCCTAGCCAGCAATATCCTGGGCACTGGGGAGCCCAGTGGGCCCTCTAGCAGAATCCGGACCAAGGAAGCAG CTCCCTCGGTGGCACCCTCAGGACTCAGCGGAGGAGGCGGAGCCCCGGGAGAGCTCATCGTCAACTGGACT CCTGTGTCACGGGAGTACCAGAATGGAGATGGCTTCGGCTACCTGCTGTCCTTCCGCAGGCAGGGCAGCACCGGCTGGCAGACCGCGCGCGTGCCCGGCGCCGACGCGCAGTACTTCGTCTACAGCAACGACAGCATCCGGCCCTACACGCCCTTTGAGGTCAAGATCCGCAGCTACAACCGCCGTGGGGATGGGCCGGAGAGCCTCACGGCGCTCGTGTACTCCGCGGAGGAAG AGCCCAGGGTGGCCCCGACCAAGGTCTGGGCCAAGGGAGTATCATCCTCAGAGATGAATGTGACCTGGGAACCGGTGAATCAGGACATGAATGGTATCCTCCTGGGGTATGAG ATACGCTACTGGAAAGCTGGTGACAAAGAGGCAGCTGCTGACCGAGTGAGGACTGCAGGGCTGGACACCATTGCCCGGGTCACTGGCCTGCACCCCAATACCAAGTACCATGTGACTGTGCGGGCCTACAACCGGGCAGGCACTGGGCCTGCCAGTCCTCCTGCCAACGCCACAACCACGAAACCCC GTAGACATTCAGAAAGGGGCTGGCTAAGAGTGAGGGACAAGCTGGAGTACCATGTGGAAGTCTCTCCAACTCTCCCTCCCCTGGCAGCACCACAGAGACCTCCTGGCAACATCTCCTGGACCTTCTCGAGCTCCAGTCTCAGCATTAAGTGGGACCCTGTGGTCCCTCTCCGAAATGAGTCTGTAATCACTGGCTATAAG ATGCTGTACCAGAATGACTTACACCCAACCCCCACACTCCACCTCACCAGCAAGAACTGGATAGAAATCCCAGTACCTGAAGACATTGGCCACGCCCTGGTGCAGATTCGGACCACAGGGCCCGGAGGTGACGGGATCCCAGCGGAAGTCCACATCGTGAGGAATGGAG GCACAAGCATGATGGTGGAGAACGCAGCAGCCCGGCCAGCCCCACATTCCCGCCCCATGCTCTCCCACTCCACGGTGATGTTGCTTCTCCTAGGCTACCTGGAGCTCTGA
- the Cntn2 gene encoding contactin-2 isoform X2, whose translation MGTPTRKKPCLLLLLPTVVLVSSPAWSSAWGSPATFGPVFEDQPLGLLFPEESTEEQVTLVCRARASPPATYRWKMNGTEMKLEPGSRHQLVGGNLVISSPTKAQDAGVYQCLASNPVGTVVSREAVLRFGFLQEFSKEERDPVKTHEGWGVMLPCNPPAHYPGLSYRWLLNEFPNFIPTDGRHFVSQTTGNLYIARTNASDLGNYSCLATSHMDFSTKSVFSKFAQLNLAAEDPRLFAPSIKARFPSETYALVGQQVTLECFAFGNPVPKIKWRKVDGTLSPQWATEEPTLQIPSVSFEDEGTYECEAENSKGRDTVQGRIIVQAQPEWLKVISDTEADIGSNLRWGCAAAGKPRPMVHWLRNGEPLASQNRVEVLAGDLRFSKLSLDDSGMYQCVAENKHGTIYASAELAVQALAPDFRQNPVRRLIPAARGGEVTIPCQPRAAPKATVLWSKGTEILVNSSRVTVTPDGTLIIRNISRSDEGKYTCFAENFVGKANSTGVLSVRDATKITLAPSSADINLGDNLTLQCHASHDPTMDLTFTWTLDDFPIDFDKPGGHYRRASVKETVGDLTILNAQLRHGGKYTCMAQTVVDGASKEATVLVRGPPGPPGGVVVRDVGDTTVQLSWSRGFDHHSPIAKYTLQARTPPAGKWKQVRTNPANVEGNAETAQVLGLTPWMDYQFRVLASNILGTGEPSGPSSRIRTKEAAPSVAPSGLSGGGGAPGELIVNWTPVSREYQNGDGFGYLLSFRRQGSTGWQTARVPGADAQYFVYSNDSIRPYTPFEVKIRSYNRRGDGPESLTALVYSAEEEPRVAPTKVWAKGVSSSEMNVTWEPVNQDMNGILLGYEIRYWKAGDKEAAADRVRTAGLDTIARVTGLHPNTKYHVTVRAYNRAGTGPASPPANATTTKPPPQRPPGNISWTFSSSSLSIKWDPVVPLRNESVITGYKMLYQNDLHPTPTLHLTSKNWIEIPVPEDIGHALVQIRTTGPGGDGIPAEVHIVRNGGTSMMVENAAARPAPHSRPMLSHSTVMLLLLGYLEL comes from the exons ATGGGGACACCCACCAGGAAGAAGCCatgcctgctgctgctgctgcccactGTGGTCCTTGTCTCCTCTCCAG CTTGGAGTTCCGCCTGGGGATCCCCAGCCACCTTCGGGCCTGTCTTTGAAGACCAGCCCCTTGGCCTCCTATTCCCAGAGGAGTCCACAGAGGAGCAGGTGACACTGGTGTGTCGTGCCAGGGCCAGCCCTCCAGCCACCTACAG GTGGAAAATGAATGGCACTGAGATGAAGCTAGAACCTGGGTCCCGTCACCAGCTGGTGGGCGGCAACCTGGTCATCTCCAGCCCCACCAAGGCCCAGGATGCCGGTGTCTACCAGTGCTTGGCTTCAAACCCAGTGGGGACTGTCGTCAGCAGGGAGGCTGTCCTCCGCTTTGGCT TTCTGCAGGAATTCTCCAAGGAGGAGCGAGACCCCGTGAAAACCCACGAAGGCTGGGGAGTGATGCTGCCCTGTAACCCACCTGCCCACTACCCAG GCTTGTCCTACCGCTGGCTCCTCAACGAATTCCCCAACTTCATCCCAACGGATGGGCGTCACTTCGTGTCCCAGACCACAGGGAACCTGTACATTGCCCGGACCAATGCTTCAGACCTGGGCAACTATTCTTGTTTGGCCACCAGCCACATGGACTTCTCCACCAAGAGCGTCTTCAGCAAGTTCGCACAGCTCAACCTGGCTGCTGAAG ATCCCCGGCTCTTTGCACCCAGCATCAAGGCACGGTTCCCCTCAGAGACCTACGCGCTAGTGGGGCAGCAGGTCACCCTGGAGTGCTTCGCCTTTGGGAA CCCTGTCCCCAAGATCAAGTGGCGCAAAGTGGATGGCACCTTGTCTCCCCAGTGGGCCACCGAGGAGCCCACCCTGCAGATCCCCAGTGTGAGCTTTGAGGACGAGGGTACCTATGAGTGTGAAGCGGAGAACTCCAAGGGCCGAGACACTGTTCAGGGCCGGATCATCGTGCAGG CTCAGCCTGAGTGGCTCAAAGTGATCTCAGACACTGAGGCTGACATTGGCTCCAACCTGCGTTGGGGCTGTGCAGCTGCAGGCAAGCCCCGGCCCATGGTGCACTGGCTGCGGAATGGGGAGCCTCTGGCCTCCCAG AACCGAGTGGAGGTGTTGGCGGGGGATCTGCGGTTCTCTAAATTGAGCCTGGATGACTCTGGAATGTACCAGTGTGTGGCAGAGAATAAGCATGGCACCATCTATGCCAGTGCCGAGCTGGCTGTACAAG CACTGGCCCCCGACTTCAGGCAGAACCCTGTGAGGCGCCTGATCCCTGCGGCTCGTGGGGGAGAGGTCACTATCCCCTGCCAGCCCCGGGCAGCTCCTAAGGCCACAGTGCTCTGGAGCAAAGGCACGGAGATTTTGGTCAACAGTAGCAG GGTGACCGTGACTCCGGATGGCACCTTGATTATTAGAAATATCAGTCGCTCCGATGAAGGCAAATACACCTGCTTTGCTGAGAATTTCGTGGGCAAGGCCAACAGCACTGGCGTCCTGTCTGTGCGCG ATGCAACCAAGATCACTCTAGCACCCTCAAGTGCCGACATCAACTTGGGTGACAATCTGACCCTTCAGTGCCATGCCTCCCATGACCCCACCATGGACCTCACGTTCACCTGGACTCTGGATGACTTTCCCATCGACTTTGATAAGCCCGGGGGCCACTACCGGAGGGCCAGTGTG AAGGAGACTGTTGGGGACCTAACTATCCTGAATGCCCAGCTGCGCCATGGAGGAAAGTACACATGCATGGCCCAGACAGTGGTGGACGGTGCATCAAAGGAGGCCACGGTCCTGGTCCGAG GTCCACCAGGTCCTCCAGGAGGTGTGGTGGTGAGGGACGTTGGTGACACCACTGTCCAGCTTAGTTGGAGCCGTGGCTTTGACCACCACAGCCCCATTGCCAAGTACACACTGCAAGCTCGAACTCCCCCTGCAGGGAAATGGAAGCAGGTTCGAACCA ATCCTGCAAACGTCGAGGGCAACGCTGAGACTGCTCAGGTGCTGGGCCTCACGCCTTGGATGGACTACCAGTTCCGGGTCCTAGCCAGCAATATCCTGGGCACTGGGGAGCCCAGTGGGCCCTCTAGCAGAATCCGGACCAAGGAAGCAG CTCCCTCGGTGGCACCCTCAGGACTCAGCGGAGGAGGCGGAGCCCCGGGAGAGCTCATCGTCAACTGGACT CCTGTGTCACGGGAGTACCAGAATGGAGATGGCTTCGGCTACCTGCTGTCCTTCCGCAGGCAGGGCAGCACCGGCTGGCAGACCGCGCGCGTGCCCGGCGCCGACGCGCAGTACTTCGTCTACAGCAACGACAGCATCCGGCCCTACACGCCCTTTGAGGTCAAGATCCGCAGCTACAACCGCCGTGGGGATGGGCCGGAGAGCCTCACGGCGCTCGTGTACTCCGCGGAGGAAG AGCCCAGGGTGGCCCCGACCAAGGTCTGGGCCAAGGGAGTATCATCCTCAGAGATGAATGTGACCTGGGAACCGGTGAATCAGGACATGAATGGTATCCTCCTGGGGTATGAG ATACGCTACTGGAAAGCTGGTGACAAAGAGGCAGCTGCTGACCGAGTGAGGACTGCAGGGCTGGACACCATTGCCCGGGTCACTGGCCTGCACCCCAATACCAAGTACCATGTGACTGTGCGGGCCTACAACCGGGCAGGCACTGGGCCTGCCAGTCCTCCTGCCAACGCCACAACCACGAAACCCC CACCACAGAGACCTCCTGGCAACATCTCCTGGACCTTCTCGAGCTCCAGTCTCAGCATTAAGTGGGACCCTGTGGTCCCTCTCCGAAATGAGTCTGTAATCACTGGCTATAAG ATGCTGTACCAGAATGACTTACACCCAACCCCCACACTCCACCTCACCAGCAAGAACTGGATAGAAATCCCAGTACCTGAAGACATTGGCCACGCCCTGGTGCAGATTCGGACCACAGGGCCCGGAGGTGACGGGATCCCAGCGGAAGTCCACATCGTGAGGAATGGAG GCACAAGCATGATGGTGGAGAACGCAGCAGCCCGGCCAGCCCCACATTCCCGCCCCATGCTCTCCCACTCCACGGTGATGTTGCTTCTCCTAGGCTACCTGGAGCTCTGA